From Haloarcula sp. CBA1127, a single genomic window includes:
- a CDS encoding glycoside hydrolase family 15 protein, whose translation MTLRTALNDFKRTRDRRHQFPGELRSTTGSFSGLDSRLVHIDNDGSLRDYSYPLCGLTGIDRSRFGIETGSTTWFSADADQRYRGDAGVVETIHDCGDWAVVQTDCTIEQAHVTRFELRGDAPADVSLRAFVDFAPNGRTGQQSLLMHGNTVEAYHRSEHDFIGVSTELDTAAGQIPERFPELVDDDPVSFPRDTGARRYEDTTLTGGVLLSAPFVDGGVTLTTLLTDTNETGRDAALSTIDRLVSDHYTSETLLEAGQAQRRWRVPADTPSRESVVADLRVLSLLSAANGARIAAPDFDPYYVTSGGYGYTWFRDDAEISAFLLEADGTFDLGLDAWHQRSAEFYCRTQQPDGSWPHRVWPGDETLAPGWANARLESGSDADYQADQTASVTTFLATYLRTGEPADPECIEATLGRAVESIDDTLADDGLPIACQNAWENMQGRFTHTAATFLHAYAAVARAPVCATLRDHARSQAETVLSALDALWTGDRYALREHDRTIDDRLDSATLALPAACRVAAEAIDLPAETRDRLYTHVETTLDGLERDTGDIRGLVRFEGDDWRCGSQDHEKIWTVSTAWGANSAAQLGALLRDADDSRATGAYARSRDLLGEILPGGSLVQSSGYLPEQLFDDGTPDCGTPLGWPHALRLATVAHLTDAEEFTAEPLSARE comes from the coding sequence ATGACGCTCCGGACGGCACTTAACGACTTCAAGCGGACGCGGGACCGCCGCCACCAGTTCCCGGGTGAACTCCGCTCTACGACGGGCAGTTTCTCCGGACTCGACAGCCGCTTGGTGCATATCGACAACGACGGCTCGCTGCGGGACTACTCCTATCCGCTGTGTGGGCTCACAGGAATTGACCGCTCGCGGTTCGGCATCGAAACGGGTTCGACGACGTGGTTCAGCGCCGACGCCGACCAGCGGTATCGGGGTGACGCAGGCGTCGTCGAGACAATCCACGACTGCGGCGACTGGGCCGTCGTCCAGACGGACTGCACCATCGAGCAGGCCCACGTCACCCGGTTCGAACTTCGCGGCGACGCGCCCGCCGACGTGTCGCTTCGGGCGTTCGTCGATTTCGCACCAAACGGGCGGACCGGCCAACAGAGTCTGTTGATGCACGGAAACACCGTCGAGGCCTACCACCGGTCCGAACACGACTTCATTGGCGTCTCTACCGAACTCGACACTGCCGCGGGCCAGATTCCTGAGCGGTTCCCCGAACTCGTCGACGACGACCCGGTCTCGTTCCCTCGGGACACCGGAGCGCGCCGGTACGAGGATACGACGCTTACCGGCGGTGTCCTGCTGTCCGCGCCGTTTGTCGACGGCGGCGTCACGCTGACGACGCTGCTGACGGACACGAACGAAACCGGGCGTGACGCGGCGCTGTCGACCATCGACCGGCTGGTGAGCGACCATTACACCTCGGAGACGCTGCTCGAAGCAGGCCAGGCACAGCGGCGATGGCGCGTCCCCGCGGACACGCCGAGCCGCGAAAGCGTCGTGGCCGACCTCCGCGTCCTCTCGCTGTTATCGGCCGCGAACGGGGCCAGAATCGCCGCGCCGGACTTCGACCCGTACTACGTCACCTCCGGCGGCTACGGCTACACGTGGTTCCGCGACGACGCCGAGATATCAGCCTTCCTGCTCGAAGCCGACGGGACGTTCGACCTCGGACTCGATGCGTGGCACCAGCGCTCCGCTGAATTCTACTGTCGCACGCAGCAACCGGACGGGAGCTGGCCCCACCGTGTCTGGCCCGGCGACGAGACGCTGGCCCCGGGCTGGGCGAACGCCCGGCTCGAAAGCGGTTCGGACGCGGACTATCAGGCCGACCAGACTGCGAGTGTGACCACCTTCCTCGCGACGTATCTCCGGACCGGCGAGCCGGCCGACCCGGAGTGCATCGAAGCCACGCTCGGGCGCGCCGTCGAGAGCATCGATGACACGTTGGCTGACGACGGCCTTCCCATTGCCTGCCAGAACGCCTGGGAAAATATGCAGGGCCGGTTCACGCACACCGCTGCAACCTTCTTGCACGCTTACGCGGCCGTCGCCCGCGCGCCCGTTTGTGCCACGCTCCGGGATCACGCCCGGTCACAGGCCGAAACAGTGCTGTCAGCCCTTGATGCGCTGTGGACCGGTGACCGCTACGCCCTCCGCGAACACGACAGGACCATCGACGACCGACTGGACTCCGCGACGCTGGCCCTCCCCGCTGCCTGTCGCGTCGCTGCCGAGGCCATCGACCTGCCGGCGGAGACCCGCGACCGGCTCTACACCCACGTCGAGACGACACTCGACGGGCTGGAACGGGACACCGGCGACATCCGCGGCCTCGTCCGCTTCGAGGGCGACGACTGGCGGTGTGGCTCACAAGACCACGAGAAAATCTGGACCGTCTCGACGGCGTGGGGCGCAAACAGTGCCGCCCAGCTGGGTGCGCTCCTGCGTGATGCCGACGACAGCCGAGCAACGGGGGCCTACGCCCGGTCCCGGGATCTGCTGGGGGAGATTCTCCCCGGCGGCTCGCTCGTTCAGTCCAGCGGCTACCTCCCCGAACAACTGTTCGACGATGGGACGCCTGACTGTGGCACGCCGCTTGGCTGGCCCCACGCGCTCCGGCTGGCAACGGTGGCCCACCTCACTGACGCCGAGGAATTCACTGCCGAACCACTGAGCGCCCGCGAGTGA
- a CDS encoding ABC transporter ATP-binding protein — translation MASLELDGLRKEFDGGSIVAVDDIDLSIDDGEFVTVVGPSGCGKSTTLRMIAGLERPTSGRIRIGDEDVTDVHARKRDVAMVFQNYALYPHKSIRQNMAFGLRMSTDLSKEERQERVTETAEMMGIGDLLDDTPDQLSGGQKQRVALGRAIVREPDVFLFDEPLSNLDAKLRTTMRTEIQRLQEELGITAVYVTHDQEEAMTMGDRIVILNDGKLQQAGRPKTVYENPTNQFVGGFVGSPSMNFLDVTAEPLSSGVRLTGANDDFSYDLTGGRASAFGDSQRGSYVLGIRPEHVSVSDGGDQNAVPATVDVLEPIGSDNYLYLDLGQSKAGFEGDGAPDFIARVSTDVEPAIGDQVQVSFDESAVHLFDTETGEAVTAGEDAPVATPQ, via the coding sequence ATGGCGAGTCTCGAACTAGACGGTCTCCGCAAGGAGTTCGACGGTGGCTCCATCGTGGCGGTCGACGACATCGATCTGTCCATCGACGATGGGGAGTTCGTAACGGTCGTCGGCCCGTCGGGGTGTGGGAAATCGACGACACTGCGGATGATTGCCGGGCTTGAGCGGCCGACAAGCGGTCGTATCCGCATTGGCGACGAGGACGTGACAGACGTCCACGCCCGCAAGCGCGACGTGGCGATGGTGTTCCAGAACTACGCGCTGTACCCGCACAAGTCCATCCGGCAGAACATGGCGTTTGGCCTCCGGATGAGCACGGACCTCTCGAAGGAGGAACGACAGGAGCGAGTCACCGAGACGGCGGAGATGATGGGTATCGGGGACCTGCTTGATGACACGCCGGACCAGCTCTCCGGCGGGCAGAAGCAGCGGGTCGCACTCGGGCGCGCCATCGTCCGCGAGCCCGACGTGTTCCTCTTCGATGAGCCACTCAGCAACCTCGACGCGAAGCTCCGGACGACGATGCGGACGGAAATCCAGCGCCTGCAAGAAGAACTCGGAATTACCGCTGTCTACGTCACCCACGACCAGGAAGAAGCCATGACGATGGGCGACCGCATCGTCATTCTCAACGACGGGAAGCTCCAGCAGGCCGGCCGGCCAAAGACGGTGTACGAGAACCCGACGAACCAGTTCGTCGGCGGCTTCGTCGGCTCGCCCTCGATGAATTTCCTCGACGTGACCGCGGAGCCGCTCAGCAGCGGCGTGCGACTCACCGGCGCTAACGACGACTTCTCCTATGACCTCACGGGCGGCCGCGCCAGTGCCTTCGGCGACAGCCAGCGCGGGTCGTACGTGCTGGGTATCCGACCGGAACACGTTTCGGTCAGCGACGGCGGCGACCAGAACGCCGTCCCGGCGACGGTCGACGTGCTCGAACCCATCGGTAGCGACAACTACCTCTATCTCGATCTGGGCCAATCGAAGGCCGGGTTCGAGGGCGACGGCGCGCCGGATTTCATCGCCAGGGTGAGCACCGACGTGGAGCCGGCCATCGGCGACCAAGTACAGGTGTCGTTCGACGAATCCGCTGTCCATTTGTTCGATACAGAGACCGGCGAGGCGGTCACGGCCGGCGAGGACGCGCCTGTCGCAACGCCGCAGTAG
- a CDS encoding alpha-amylase family glycosyl hydrolase, protein MHHPGPPRFATVGESVELAPRQPDPKMTAEWRVVEQPAASTATLGDGPVCHLEPDAPGVYRAELTVADGTHEQVVRAFPGVTETARFSVTADDFDDDDLAVADRAIVIGTFNDFRMGTHWAERDGDEWVIETELPPGTHHAIFSFDGSFESTATDEVTIEGPGRPRVELTSETVNADLVVSADARAASSGSEPEVEFYLDGRGVLSESAVTVDGDELRVPREALPETARIHAVAAAERHSVADTLVVERGTENEDAGTGEAVSVSRPADPPAWASDATIYEIFVRSFAGETVDTTFEAIERRVPYIESLGVDVVWLTPVQASPTRHGYHITDFFDTAEDLGTRAEFESLVDRLHNAGIRVVFDLVINHSSRDHPAFQLHRAGVPEYADYYERIPASQDVSDIDWAGEDAPGHYFNWTRIPNLDYDSLDVRRWMLDVVEEWRDVVDGFRCDVAWGVPHGFWKEVRERVKADDSEFLLLDETVPRDAAFAENEFDVHYDTDLFDTLRDIGAGEEPASALFEALDATAEHGYPDRAGHMRYVDNHDEDRYLDKYGAASLRAAVGATFTLPGTPMIYAGQERGVEQQRGTMRWHDGDNDLTDFHRQLVALRADHAALRAPEVHPVPHTVETGDPDSVVAYERTDGNEALVVVLHFGDGTASVSLDSPVGDTDLLSNTPIGSDGTVEVGDIVVVSAPNGR, encoded by the coding sequence ATGCACCATCCAGGACCGCCACGGTTCGCCACCGTCGGCGAATCGGTGGAACTGGCCCCGCGCCAGCCCGACCCCAAAATGACTGCCGAGTGGCGGGTAGTCGAGCAGCCAGCAGCGAGTACGGCAACGCTTGGCGATGGTCCGGTCTGCCACCTCGAACCCGACGCCCCGGGTGTCTATCGAGCCGAGCTAACCGTCGCAGACGGTACACACGAGCAGGTCGTCCGAGCGTTCCCGGGCGTCACCGAGACAGCCCGATTCAGCGTCACAGCGGACGATTTCGACGACGACGATCTCGCCGTCGCCGACCGCGCCATCGTCATTGGAACGTTCAACGACTTCAGGATGGGAACCCACTGGGCCGAGCGCGACGGTGACGAGTGGGTCATCGAGACCGAACTCCCGCCGGGGACCCACCACGCAATTTTCAGTTTTGACGGCTCCTTCGAGTCGACCGCGACCGACGAGGTCACCATCGAAGGTCCCGGTCGTCCCCGGGTCGAACTCACCAGTGAAACGGTGAATGCGGACCTCGTCGTCTCTGCGGACGCTCGCGCGGCCTCGTCGGGGAGCGAACCGGAAGTCGAGTTCTATCTCGACGGTCGAGGTGTGCTGTCAGAGTCGGCCGTGACTGTCGACGGCGACGAACTCCGAGTCCCACGCGAAGCACTGCCTGAAACGGCCCGGATTCACGCGGTCGCCGCCGCCGAGCGCCACAGCGTTGCAGACACGCTGGTCGTGGAACGCGGCACGGAGAACGAGGATGCGGGCACAGGCGAGGCAGTGTCCGTCTCGCGGCCGGCCGACCCGCCAGCCTGGGCCAGTGACGCCACCATCTACGAGATATTCGTCCGGTCGTTCGCCGGCGAAACCGTCGACACGACCTTTGAGGCCATCGAGCGGCGGGTCCCCTACATCGAGTCACTGGGCGTCGACGTGGTGTGGCTCACCCCTGTTCAGGCGAGTCCGACCCGCCATGGCTACCACATCACTGACTTCTTCGACACCGCCGAGGACCTGGGAACACGCGCTGAGTTCGAGTCGCTGGTCGACCGACTTCACAACGCCGGGATTCGGGTCGTCTTCGACCTAGTCATCAACCACAGCTCGCGGGACCACCCGGCGTTCCAGCTTCACCGGGCCGGCGTCCCCGAGTACGCCGACTACTACGAACGGATCCCGGCGTCACAGGATGTCTCCGACATCGACTGGGCGGGCGAGGATGCGCCGGGGCACTACTTCAACTGGACGCGGATTCCGAACCTCGACTACGACTCGCTCGACGTTCGGCGCTGGATGCTCGACGTGGTCGAGGAGTGGCGCGACGTGGTCGACGGGTTCCGCTGTGACGTGGCCTGGGGCGTGCCACACGGCTTCTGGAAGGAGGTCCGGGAGCGGGTGAAAGCCGACGACTCGGAGTTCCTGCTACTCGACGAGACAGTCCCGCGTGACGCCGCTTTCGCCGAAAACGAGTTCGACGTCCACTACGACACGGACCTGTTCGACACGCTCCGCGACATCGGGGCAGGCGAGGAACCGGCGTCGGCGCTGTTCGAGGCGCTCGACGCGACGGCCGAGCACGGCTATCCCGACCGTGCCGGCCACATGCGGTACGTCGACAACCACGACGAAGACCGCTACCTCGACAAGTACGGGGCCGCGTCGCTTCGGGCGGCCGTCGGAGCCACGTTCACGCTCCCCGGGACGCCGATGATATACGCCGGCCAGGAGCGCGGCGTCGAACAGCAACGTGGGACGATGCGCTGGCACGACGGCGACAACGACTTAACCGACTTCCACCGGCAACTGGTGGCGCTGCGAGCGGACCACGCGGCACTGCGCGCGCCCGAGGTACACCCGGTTCCACACACCGTCGAGACAGGCGATCCTGACAGCGTCGTCGCGTACGAACGCACCGACGGCAATGAGGCGCTGGTGGTCGTCCTGCACTTCGGCGACGGCACGGCGAGCGTCTCACTGGACAGCCCAGTCGGGGACACTGACCTTCTCAGCAACACTCCAATCGGCAGTGACGGGACAGTCGAGGTCGGCGATATCGTTGTGGTATCAGCGCCGAACGGCCGCTGA